The Bacillus alveayuensis genome contains the following window.
GTGTTGTTTTGGAAAAAAACTTACAAAGGAGAGAGTCCCTATGAGATATTTTACTGAAAAATTCCCAAGTTTAAAAGAGCTAGAACAAGGTTTATTTCTTCTTTTACAACAAACATTTGGAAAAGTGTTTAAAGAGATTTTGGAAGAGATTGATCGAGAAATTGCAGAAAGTCGAGACAAGAAACGATTTCAGATGAAGGACAAGCGTGAAGTTCAACTAGACACGGCATTTGGTACCGTCTCATTCAAACGAAATTATTACTATGATCGAGAAGCAAAGCAATACGTATGTTTACTTGATCAGTTCCTTCAGTTTAAAGGAGGAAAAGGCTTTAGTCCTCTCCTGGAGGAATGGGTCATCGAGCTTGCGGCAACGGGGCCCTCTTATCGGAACGCTGTACGTCAAATCGAAACGTTACTTGGTTACCAAGTGATGAGTCATGAGGCCCTACGGCAACATTTACTGCAATGCGAAGTCATGAAGCCAACAGAAAAAATGAGAGCGCCAAGAGTCCTGTTTGTGGAAGTGGACGGACTCCATACAAAGCGTCAAGGAAAGCGCAAAAAAGGGAAAGAGGAAAAAATCGCAGCTGTCCATATGGGGTGGCAGAAGAATGGAAAGCGAGTAAGTCTTATTCAAAAGCGTCACTATCACCATAAGGGGAATGAACCATTCTGGGAAGGGTTTGAGACGTTTCTCGAGGAGCATTATGACTATGATGCGACGGAAACCAAACTGATTATCAACGGAGACGGAGCTAAATGGATTCGAGCGTGTCAAGATTATTTTCAAGGTCAATGTTTTTACTGTCTCGATCGTTTTCATGTAGCAAAAGCCATTCGTGAATTATTTCGAAACCATCCCCGTTACCGAGAAATCAGAGTGGCCTTAAGTGAATATCATCCCGAAAAGCTGTTGGTCGAATTAACGAGTGCAGTCGGCCAAATGCAGACAGAGGAAAAGGAAGAAAAGCTAGAAGATTTAATTGAACTATTAACAGAAAATCAACAGGCAATAACAGACTATCGAAAATGGCTAGAGGAACAAGGCATTGAAACAAAAGGAATGCGACCGATGGGGAGCGCAGAAGCGACGATGAGTGTCTTCTCCAAGCGCTTAAAAGGTGGACGAAGCTGGAGTGAGATGGGCATACAAGGCCTTATAGACGCGTTTATTGCGGTGAAAGATGGGTTGTCCATTCGAACACTGAAAGGTCTCATTGAACCACATGAACGCA
Protein-coding sequences here:
- a CDS encoding putative house-cleaning noncanonical NTP pyrophosphatase (MazG superfamily) (product_source=COG4997; cog=COG4997; pfam=PF06782; superfamily=46955), with translation MRYFTEKFPSLKELEQGLFLLLQQTFGKVFKEILEEIDREIAESRDKKRFQMKDKREVQLDTAFGTVSFKRNYYYDREAKQYVCLLDQFLQFKGGKGFSPLLEEWVIELAATGPSYRNAVRQIETLLGYQVMSHEALRQHLLQCEVMKPTEKMRAPRVLFVEVDGLHTKRQGKRKKGKEEKIAAVHMGWQKNGKRVSLIQKRHYHHKGNEPFWEGFETFLEEHYDYDATETKLIINGDGAKWIRACQDYFQGQCFYCLDRFHVAKAIRELFRNHPRYREIRVALSEYHPEKLLVELTSAVGQMQTEEKEEKLEDLIELLTENQQAITDYRKWLEEQGIETKGMRPMGSAEATMSVFSKRLKGGRSWSEMGIQGLIDAFIAVKDGLSIRTLKGLIEPHERKEQQKKKVTHMAKKYQKKVEAVTRNNIHYLQRSSGTPIYHALKAMVGF